The DNA window GTAGTTTACAAATTTATGGAGGAATCAAAAATTTATTTGATGAAAAATATAGCAATTCATATGTAGTTTCTGAGAATGGAATAAGCTATTCTCCAGCAGATGGAAGAAATTATTATGTAGGATTTAGATATAACTTTTAAAAATGTTGTAAAAAATAATTAAAAAAATTATAATATAGGGAGAGGAAGCCTCTCCCTATATTATATATATTTAGAAAGGAAATTCTAGTGAAAAATTTATTAAAAATTATGACTTTATTTTTAGTCATTGCTACTTTAAATTTTGCAAATGATAAAAAATATAATAGAATAGCAACAATAAATTTAAGTAGTGATGAGATGATTTTAAATTTAGTTTCATCGAGTAGAATAGTTGGTTTGAGTGGTATGATAACAGAAGATGAGGATATGTCAAATGTTTGTAATATAGCTAAAAGTTATACCAAAATTGAAGGAAATATTGAAACCTTATTGAATTTAGAACCAGATTTAGTTATTGGAGCTGATTGGATAAAAAAAGAACAACTTCAGCAAATAGAGGATAGTGGAATAGATACTTATATATATAAAACACCCAAAACTTTTGAAGAACAAAAAGAAGTAATTTTAAAATTAGCAGATCTTGTTGAAGAGAAAGAAAAAGGAATAGCTATAACTAAAAATATGGATATTCGTTTAAAGAAATTACAAAAAAAAATAAAATTAGAAAATAAGGGTATACTCAAAATTATGTTATATACATCATTAGAGACAACTAGTGGAAAAGAAACAACATTCGATGAATTTCTTCGATTAATAGGAGGGATAAATCCAGTTTCTGAGGCTGGAATAATTGGAGAAGTAAAAATATCTAAAGAAACATTGATTGATATAGATCCAGATATTATAATAGTTCCTATTTGGAAAGGGCATATTAATTCAGAGGAATTTATGAACTTTTTAGTAAATGATGAAAGTTTTAAAAATATACGAGCAGTAAAGAATAAAAAAATCTATGGGATACCTTTTAAAAAATTATCTCCTACCTCTCAATATATGATAGATGGGATAGAATATTTAGGGGAGAAAATATATGGTTTGGAAAGAGAGCAAGATGATAATCGAAAAGAAATTTAATTGGATACTTTTATTAATATTAATAGTAACAATTTTTTTCTCACTTTTTTATGGAAGTGTTAAAGTTCCGATAGGAGAGATAATAAAAGTATTATTTAATCAACTAGGCGGTTTTGATTTTCCGGTGGAGAAAAAAAGTTTTACTTCAATAGTTTTTTATGTGAGGTTGCCAAGAGTATTGATAGGTGTAATTGTAGGAGGAGCTTTGGCAATATGTGGTTGTACTATGCAAAGTTTATTAAAAAATCCTATAGCAGATTCAAGTATAGTTGGAATATCAAGTGGAGCTAGTTTGGGGGCGATAATAGCAATATCTTTAGGAATAACAGGACATTCTCTCTTTGTTATGCCAATATTGGCAATAGTTATGGCATTATTTGTAGCTGGGCTAGTGTATGGATTAGCTTCGTTAAAAGGAAGAACAGATAATTTACTTTTAATACTTTCAGGGATAGCCGTAAGTAGCTTTGTTGGTTCTATTTCATCCTTACTTTTAACAACTATGGTGGAAGCACAGCTAAAAGAATATATATTTTGGTCTATTGGAAGTTTAAGTGGAAGAAGATGGGAACATTTCAACTTAGCTATAGTTCCTATTTCTATTTTAATTTTTCTATTGACACATTATGGAAAGGAATTAAATATTTTATTATTAGGAGATGAAGAAGCAAAGGCATTAGGTATTGATATTAAAAGTTTAAGAAAAAGAATTTTGATTATAGTTTCTTTAATAACCTCCATATCAGTTTGTATAAGTGGAAACATTGGATTTGTTGGGTTAATAATTCCACATATTTTGAGAAAGTTAATAGGTTCTGACAATAGAAAACTTTTGAAAACCTCTTTTTTAGCTGGCGCTTTTTTTATTACATTATGTGATTTAATATCTCGGACATTATTTGCACCTGTAGAAGTGGGAGTTGGTATAATTACAGCAATAGTTGGAGCTCCCTACTTTATCTATTTAATTATAAAAATAAGAAAAAATGGTGAAAGAATATGAGTGAATTTCAATTAGAAGTAAAAAATATATCTTTTAGTATTGGAGAAAGAAAGATTTTAAATGGAATAAATTTCAAAGTGAGAAGTGGAGAGATAGTTGGAATAATTGGTCCAAATGGAGTTGGGAAAACAACTATTTTAAAAAGTATAAATGGAATAATTGAGAATATAGAGGGGGAAATTTTATATAATGGTAAAAATATAAGAGAGTATAAGAAAAAAGAATTAGCTAAAAATATTTCTTTTATGAATCAAAATACTAATATAGCTTTTGATTTTCCGTGCATAGATGTGGTGATTTTAGGAAGATACCCATATTTAAAGAAATTTCAAGAGTATAGTGATGAGGATATATTAAAAGCTGAGGAGTATATGAAAAAAACAGACACACTTAAATTTAAAGATAGAATGATAAAAGAATTATCTGGAGGAGAGAGGCAAAGAGTATTATTTGCTAAAACTCTTACACAAGAAAGTAAAATAGTACTATTGGATGAACCAACAGCTAGTTTAGATATGAAGTACGAAGAGGAAATTTTTTCAATAATTCATAAATTAAAAGAGGAAAAAAGAAGTGTAATAACCATAATTCATAATTTAAGGTTGGCTATTAAGTATTGTACAAGACTAATTCTTGTAAATAATGGAAAAATAATAGGAGATGGAATACCCGAAAATATAATTACTGAAGAAAATTTAAGAAATATTTATGGTGTAGAAGCAAAAGTATATATGAATAAATTTAATAATCAATTGGATTTTTGTCTGTTTTAATGGAGGAAAAATGTATAAATTATTAAATATTTGTGATTTTTTGAAAAATGATGAATTAGAGAAAAATTATGATAAATATAGAAAATATGGAATAGATTATTTTGAGCTCATAAAATATAGTGATGTAGATAATAAACCATTAAAAGATAAAATTAAGGGCTATCATTTGAGATTTTTTCCAACTTGGTTAGATCTTTATTTATGCAATCAGAAAGAGATTTTTTCTAGACTCATAGATGAAAATACAATCAGAGGGTTGTGTGGTGGAATCACGAAGGAAGAGATGTTAGATTATTATAGGAAAGAACTTGAAATAGCTAAAGAATTGGAAGTTGAATATGTAGTACTCCATGCTTGTAATATAGATATATTTGAAAGTATGACTTATAATTTTAGATTTTCTGACAGGCAGATTTTAGAGAAGACAGTAGAGTTTATAAACGAGATTTTTAATGAGGAAAAATATTCATTTACTTTACTTTTGGAGAACTTATGGTGGCCAGGCCTAAAACTAAACAATTATGAAGAAGTAGATTATTTGGTGAAAAATATAAGATATAAAAATATTGGTTTTATGTTGGATACAGGTCATATGCTAAATACAAATTTGGAATTAAAAAATTCTAATGAAGCAGTGGAGTATATATTAGAAAATATCAATAGATTAAAAGAGTATAAAGAATTGATATATGGAGTTCATTTGAATTACTCATTATCAGGAGATTATGTAAAAAATAGTATAGAAAATAATTTGAATAAAGAATTAAGAGTAGATGAAGTATTACAAAATATCTATTATCATATAAGTAAAATAGATTACCATGATCCTTTTGAAAATAGTGGAGTAAGAGAGATATTAAAAAAATTACCATTGAAATATTTAGTCTTAGAATTATTAGGAAAAACTCAAGAGGAAATTGAAGAGAAAATAAAAAGGCAACAAAAGTTTTTATAGAGTTGGAAAAATATAAAAAGAAGTTGATTAATTAGTAGACTAATTGATTCAACTTCTTTTTTAGCTATTTAGAGATTAAAATAATAGAGCTTCTTGCTTTTACAGAGTAAGATAGCTTATCAATTGGAGTTTCAGAAAAATTAAAGCTATTATTTTCAGAAGTATCTATTAATTTATACCATTTTTTATCCTCTTCAAGGGGTGGAAGTTCAAACTCTAAATCGTCATAGTATGAATTAAGAGCGATGTAAAATCTAGTATTAGCCTCATAATCCATCAACTCAAAGGCAGTACTTAAAGAGTGATATGAGAAATCTGGAGAATTTAACTTGACACCATGAAGAGTAATATCATTTCTACCATCTTCTTCACACTCCCAGTATGAATTTTTTCTAAAAATAGAGTATGTTTTTCTGATTTTTATCATCTGTTTTACAAATTCATAAAGATCTTCAAACTCTTTTTTTCTATCCCAATCAAACCAAGTTAGAGTATTATCTTGACAATAGGCGTTATTATTTCCTTTTTGTGTTCTTCCACACTCATCACCCATCAAAAACATAGGAACTCCTTGAGAGATCATTAGAATTAGAAAAAAGTTTTTTATCAATTTTTTCCGAAGAGCTATAATATCTAAATTATCCGTTTCTCCCTCTTCTCCCCAGTTATATGAATTATTAAAATTTTCTCCATCTTGGTTATTTTCACCATTATCAAAATTATGTTTAGTATTATAACTAACTAAATCATACAGGGTAAATCCATCGTGACAGCTTATAAAGTTGATACTACTATATGGGGAACGGTTATCTCTTTTGAAAATATCAGGGCTACCAAAAATTCTCTTTAAAAGTTCAGGAATTTGTCCAAAATCTCCTTTTATAAATCTACGAATAACATCTCTATATTTCCCATTCCATTCGCTCCAACCAGTTGGCATATCCCCAACATAGTAACCACCTAAATCCCAACTTTCAGAGATCAATTTACAGTGAGAAAGGATAGGATCTTGTATTATTTCATTTAATACAGAGTGTCCTCCCCATTGTCCATTTTCATCTCTTCCAAGAATAGGAGCTAAGTCAAATCTAAATCCATCAACTCCAATATCAAGATACCAATATTTTAGGGAGTTAAGAATAATATCCTTGCTCATTATATTATTACAGTTAAATGTATTTCCACAACCAGAAAAGTTTTTATACTCAATTCCATCCTTTTCTAACATATAAAATCCAGAGTTATTCATAGCTTTGAAGTTATAGACCCAGCCATCGTTACCACTTTCAGCAGTATGGTTATAGACTACATCTAGAATAACTTCAATTCCATTTTTATGAAGTTCATTAACAAGCTCTTTAATCTCAATAACCTCATTAAAATTTGAGTTAGAATCTTCTGAAGCAAATTTTTTAGTAGGAGCAAAGAAACCAATAGGATTGTATCCCCAAACATTTTCTAAAAGTTCGTTATTAGCATTATATCTTCCTGTGTATTCATCCCATTCGAATACAGGTAAAAACTCGACAGCAGTGATACCCAATTCTTTCAGATATGGAATTTTCTCTACAAATCCCTTATATTGGCCAGGAAATTCAACCAAAGAGTTATTGTTTTGTGTAAATAATTTGATATGAACTTCATAGATTATAGTATCATTTAGATGGGTATTGAGATGTCTAACCTTAAAAAGATCCTTCTTTACAGCAATAGCTCTCTTTTTATTTTTAGTATAAGATAGGGCATATGGATCTAGTAGGTCCAAAGCATCATCTATATTCCAAGAGTAAATAACACCCTCTTTTCCTTCTCTTAAAAAAATATGCCAAATATCTCCTGTTTTATTTAATTTTTCATCTAATTTTAAAACAATAGCTGGTGTGGTATCATCAGCTGAATCAAAGATATTTAATACTATATTTTTCTTATTTTTACAATAAATCCCAAAGTTAATACCTGTGTCAAGAACATTTGCCCCTAATACAGGAAAACCAAAATCAACACTAAACATAAACTCTCCTTAAATAAATCGTATTCTGTAGCTAAATTATATAATGAGGAAAATTAAAAGTCAAACAAAGAAAGAGTAGAAAAAAATAAAAAAAATGTTAAAATATATATAGATTAAGGAGGTAAAAATAGTGAAAAGATTAATTTCTATTATTTTGGTATTACTTGTGTATATAGTACCAATTAAAGGTGAAGATTACCA is part of the Fusobacterium sp. SYSU M8D902 genome and encodes:
- a CDS encoding TIM barrel protein, translated to MYKLLNICDFLKNDELEKNYDKYRKYGIDYFELIKYSDVDNKPLKDKIKGYHLRFFPTWLDLYLCNQKEIFSRLIDENTIRGLCGGITKEEMLDYYRKELEIAKELEVEYVVLHACNIDIFESMTYNFRFSDRQILEKTVEFINEIFNEEKYSFTLLLENLWWPGLKLNNYEEVDYLVKNIRYKNIGFMLDTGHMLNTNLELKNSNEAVEYILENINRLKEYKELIYGVHLNYSLSGDYVKNSIENNLNKELRVDEVLQNIYYHISKIDYHDPFENSGVREILKKLPLKYLVLELLGKTQEEIEEKIKRQQKFL
- a CDS encoding isoamylase, with translation MFSVDFGFPVLGANVLDTGINFGIYCKNKKNIVLNIFDSADDTTPAIVLKLDEKLNKTGDIWHIFLREGKEGVIYSWNIDDALDLLDPYALSYTKNKKRAIAVKKDLFKVRHLNTHLNDTIIYEVHIKLFTQNNNSLVEFPGQYKGFVEKIPYLKELGITAVEFLPVFEWDEYTGRYNANNELLENVWGYNPIGFFAPTKKFASEDSNSNFNEVIEIKELVNELHKNGIEVILDVVYNHTAESGNDGWVYNFKAMNNSGFYMLEKDGIEYKNFSGCGNTFNCNNIMSKDIILNSLKYWYLDIGVDGFRFDLAPILGRDENGQWGGHSVLNEIIQDPILSHCKLISESWDLGGYYVGDMPTGWSEWNGKYRDVIRRFIKGDFGQIPELLKRIFGSPDIFKRDNRSPYSSINFISCHDGFTLYDLVSYNTKHNFDNGENNQDGENFNNSYNWGEEGETDNLDIIALRKKLIKNFFLILMISQGVPMFLMGDECGRTQKGNNNAYCQDNTLTWFDWDRKKEFEDLYEFVKQMIKIRKTYSIFRKNSYWECEEDGRNDITLHGVKLNSPDFSYHSLSTAFELMDYEANTRFYIALNSYYDDLEFELPPLEEDKKWYKLIDTSENNSFNFSETPIDKLSYSVKARSSIILISK
- a CDS encoding ABC transporter substrate-binding protein — protein: MKNLLKIMTLFLVIATLNFANDKKYNRIATINLSSDEMILNLVSSSRIVGLSGMITEDEDMSNVCNIAKSYTKIEGNIETLLNLEPDLVIGADWIKKEQLQQIEDSGIDTYIYKTPKTFEEQKEVILKLADLVEEKEKGIAITKNMDIRLKKLQKKIKLENKGILKIMLYTSLETTSGKETTFDEFLRLIGGINPVSEAGIIGEVKISKETLIDIDPDIIIVPIWKGHINSEEFMNFLVNDESFKNIRAVKNKKIYGIPFKKLSPTSQYMIDGIEYLGEKIYGLEREQDDNRKEI
- a CDS encoding iron ABC transporter permease — translated: MVWKESKMIIEKKFNWILLLILIVTIFFSLFYGSVKVPIGEIIKVLFNQLGGFDFPVEKKSFTSIVFYVRLPRVLIGVIVGGALAICGCTMQSLLKNPIADSSIVGISSGASLGAIIAISLGITGHSLFVMPILAIVMALFVAGLVYGLASLKGRTDNLLLILSGIAVSSFVGSISSLLLTTMVEAQLKEYIFWSIGSLSGRRWEHFNLAIVPISILIFLLTHYGKELNILLLGDEEAKALGIDIKSLRKRILIIVSLITSISVCISGNIGFVGLIIPHILRKLIGSDNRKLLKTSFLAGAFFITLCDLISRTLFAPVEVGVGIITAIVGAPYFIYLIIKIRKNGERI
- a CDS encoding ABC transporter ATP-binding protein; amino-acid sequence: MSEFQLEVKNISFSIGERKILNGINFKVRSGEIVGIIGPNGVGKTTILKSINGIIENIEGEILYNGKNIREYKKKELAKNISFMNQNTNIAFDFPCIDVVILGRYPYLKKFQEYSDEDILKAEEYMKKTDTLKFKDRMIKELSGGERQRVLFAKTLTQESKIVLLDEPTASLDMKYEEEIFSIIHKLKEEKRSVITIIHNLRLAIKYCTRLILVNNGKIIGDGIPENIITEENLRNIYGVEAKVYMNKFNNQLDFCLF